In a genomic window of Quercus lobata isolate SW786 chromosome 4, ValleyOak3.0 Primary Assembly, whole genome shotgun sequence:
- the LOC115986469 gene encoding ubiquitin-conjugating enzyme E2-17 kDa, translated as MASKRILKELKDLQKDPPTSCSAGPVAEDMFHWQATIMGPTDSPYAGGVFLVTIHFPPDYPFKPPKVAFRTKVFHPNINSNGSICLDILKEQWSPALTISKVLLSICSLLTDPNPDDPLVPEIAHMYKTDRAKYETTARSWTQKYAMG; from the exons ATGGCTTCGAAGCGGATCTTGAAGGAGCTCAAGGACCTCCAGAAAGACCCCCCTACTTCTTGCAGTGCTG GCCCTGTAGCTGAAGACATGTTTCATTGGCAAGCAACAATAATGGGTCCCACAGATAGTCCTTATGCAGGGGGAGTCTTTTTAGTTACTATTCATTTCCCTCCTGATTATCCTTTTAAACCTCCTAAG GTCGCATTTAGGACCAAGGTTTTTCATCCAAACATAAACAGCAATGGCAGCATATGCCTTGACATTTTAAAAGAACAGTGGAGCCCTGCACTGACAATATCCAAG GTGTTACTCTCCATCTGTTCCCTCTTGACGGACCCAAACCCGGATGATCCTTTGGTGCCAGAAATTGCGCATATGTATAAGACAGACAGGGCCAAGTATGAGACAACTGCTAGGAGCTGGACACAGAAGTATGCGATGGGCTAG